In the genome of Altererythrobacter sp. TH136, one region contains:
- a CDS encoding mechanosensitive ion channel domain-containing protein, translated as MTAPGDRDVRAADGLRDAVAGQSGTVGGFVDTLDSLAVTLGSSRVSVWDALVFVAIIIAVWVAAWFISKGARHLLRRMTRLDTTQRLLAEKLITIGVWALAILLGIDILGIDLTALAVFSGAFGLAIGFGLQKTFGNLIAGIILLMDRSIKPGDVIAIADSAGNMNFGQIRKIGIRAVSLTTRDQREYLIPNENLMVNQVENWSYSSKNVRIQVPVGVAYGCDLDLAEKLMLEAAKSARRVLTTPPPVVWLEAYGDSSVNFVIHCWIDDPEEGVGNVRSDVLKRLWKLFQESGVEIPFPQRDLNLRDNEQFQQLVAAISQRIDKPEA; from the coding sequence ATGACCGCGCCTGGAGATAGGGACGTTCGCGCCGCGGATGGCTTGCGAGACGCCGTGGCGGGACAAAGCGGCACTGTTGGCGGGTTCGTCGACACGCTCGACAGCCTGGCCGTCACTCTCGGAAGTTCCCGCGTGTCGGTGTGGGACGCGCTGGTGTTCGTGGCGATCATCATCGCCGTCTGGGTCGCGGCGTGGTTCATCAGCAAGGGGGCCCGCCATTTGCTGCGGCGAATGACGCGGCTGGACACCACCCAGCGGCTGCTGGCGGAAAAACTGATCACTATCGGTGTGTGGGCGCTCGCAATCCTGCTGGGGATCGACATTCTCGGCATCGATCTGACCGCGCTTGCGGTCTTTTCGGGTGCGTTTGGCCTCGCGATCGGTTTTGGCCTGCAAAAGACCTTCGGCAACCTGATCGCGGGCATCATCCTGCTGATGGACCGATCGATCAAGCCGGGCGACGTGATCGCGATCGCGGATTCGGCCGGCAACATGAACTTCGGCCAGATCCGCAAGATCGGCATTCGCGCGGTTTCGCTGACCACTCGCGATCAGCGCGAATACCTGATCCCGAATGAAAACCTGATGGTCAACCAAGTGGAAAACTGGTCGTATTCGTCCAAGAACGTGCGCATCCAGGTTCCCGTGGGGGTCGCCTATGGCTGCGACCTCGACCTCGCCGAGAAGCTGATGCTGGAGGCGGCGAAAAGCGCGCGGCGCGTGCTGACCACGCCGCCGCCGGTGGTCTGGCTGGAAGCGTATGGCGACAGCTCGGTCAATTTCGTGATCCATTGCTGGATCGATGACCCGGAAGAAGGCGTCGGCAACGTGCGTTCCGACGTGTTGAAACGGTTGTGGAAGCTGTTTCAGGAAAGCGGGGTGGAGATCCCCTTTCCGCAGCGCGACCTCAATCTGCGCGACAACGAGCAGTTCCAGCAATTGGTGGCGGCCATTTCGCAACGGATCGACAAGCCGGAAGCGTAG
- a CDS encoding nitrite/sulfite reductase — MYRYDQYDQAMVDTRVEEFRDQVRRRIEGKMDDDQFKPLRLKNGLYLQLHAYMLRVAIPYGTFDSRQMRMLAHIARKYDRGYGHFTTRQNIQYNWIKLAEAPDILADLATVEMHAIQTSGESIRNVSSDHYAGAAADEVIDPRPWAEMLRQMTTFMPEFSYLPRKFKIAIIASPEDRVALRWHDFALRIVRNPAGETGFEVFLGGGMGRTPFIAYRSREFLPANQLFSYLQAVLRVWNRHARRDNIHKQRMKILVHDLGQEEFTRQVEEEFAHFLLLDEDFPQAEYDRIAAYFTPPAYEQELSDTIDLSDPAFARWVERQVVAHNQPGYAIANISLKPPAGIPGDISAEQMDLVADLAERYSFDEMRATHAQNLVLPHVRKADLFVVWQALVSAGLADANLDLVTDVIACPGLDYCSLANARSIPVAQKIAQRFAEAERQADIGELKIKVSGCINACGHHHAGNIGILGVDRKGSESYQLLLGGSGDENTSQAKIAGPGFDEDGIVDAVERAVEHYRVVREGGERFIDTYRRVGMEGFKEAIYG, encoded by the coding sequence ATGTACCGCTACGATCAATACGACCAGGCCATGGTCGACACCCGGGTTGAGGAATTCCGCGACCAGGTCCGCCGCCGCATCGAAGGCAAGATGGACGACGACCAGTTCAAGCCGCTGCGGCTGAAAAACGGTCTCTATCTGCAGCTCCACGCCTACATGCTGCGGGTCGCCATTCCCTATGGCACGTTCGACAGCCGGCAGATGCGCATGCTGGCGCACATCGCGCGCAAATATGACCGCGGGTATGGCCACTTCACCACCCGGCAGAACATCCAGTACAACTGGATCAAGCTGGCCGAGGCGCCGGACATCCTGGCGGACCTCGCCACGGTGGAGATGCACGCGATCCAGACGAGCGGTGAATCGATCCGCAACGTCAGTTCCGATCACTATGCGGGCGCTGCGGCGGACGAAGTGATCGACCCGCGCCCGTGGGCCGAGATGCTGCGGCAGATGACCACGTTCATGCCGGAATTCAGCTACCTGCCGCGCAAGTTCAAGATCGCGATCATCGCTTCGCCGGAAGACCGGGTGGCGCTGCGCTGGCACGACTTTGCGCTGCGCATCGTCCGCAATCCGGCGGGCGAGACCGGGTTCGAGGTTTTTCTTGGCGGCGGCATGGGGCGCACCCCGTTCATTGCCTACCGCAGCCGGGAATTCCTGCCGGCCAACCAGCTGTTCAGCTATCTGCAGGCGGTGCTGCGGGTGTGGAACCGCCATGCGCGGCGCGACAACATCCACAAGCAGCGGATGAAGATCCTCGTGCACGACCTGGGTCAGGAAGAATTCACCCGCCAGGTCGAGGAAGAGTTCGCGCATTTCCTTTTGCTGGACGAGGACTTTCCGCAGGCCGAATACGATCGCATCGCCGCCTACTTCACCCCGCCCGCCTACGAACAGGAGCTGAGCGATACCATCGATCTCAGCGATCCGGCCTTCGCCCGCTGGGTGGAGCGGCAGGTGGTCGCGCACAACCAGCCGGGCTATGCGATCGCCAACATCAGCTTGAAGCCCCCCGCCGGCATCCCCGGCGACATCTCGGCCGAGCAGATGGACCTCGTGGCCGACCTGGCGGAGAGGTACAGCTTCGACGAAATGCGCGCCACCCACGCGCAGAACCTGGTGCTGCCGCACGTGCGCAAGGCGGACCTGTTCGTGGTCTGGCAAGCGCTGGTCTCGGCTGGCCTCGCCGATGCCAATCTCGATCTGGTGACCGACGTGATCGCCTGTCCGGGGCTCGATTACTGCAGTCTCGCCAACGCCCGTTCCATCCCCGTCGCACAGAAGATCGCGCAGCGCTTTGCCGAGGCGGAGCGGCAGGCCGACATCGGCGAGCTCAAGATCAAGGTGTCGGGCTGCATCAATGCGTGTGGGCATCACCACGCCGGCAACATCGGCATCCTGGGCGTCGACCGGAAGGGCAGCGAAAGCTACCAGCTCCTGCTCGGCGGCTCAGGCGACGAGAACACCAGCCAGGCCAAGATCGCCGGGCCTGGATTTGACGAGGACGGCATCGTTGACGCGGTCGAACGCGCGGTCGAGCACTACCGGGTGGTGCGCGAAGGCGGGGAGCGATTCATCGACACATACCGCCGCGTCGGCATGGAAGGGTTCAAGGAGGCGATCTATGGCTGA
- the cobA gene encoding uroporphyrinogen-III C-methyltransferase, whose amino-acid sequence MKTTGPDTNGTVYLVGAGPGDPDLLTLRAARLLERAELVVHDGLVDRAVLEMVNPAAELISVAKSRARHTLPQDQINALLVRAARAGRSVVRLKGGDPFVFGRGGEEAEACRAAGLTVEVVPGISAANGAAAAAQIPLTHRDASSVVSFVAGQCKGLAEQDWAGLAGKGRTLVIYMGVKTAPQIAEKLMSDGLAPDMPLAVLENGARPTMRVLRGPLAALPDLVEREQVKSPALIVIGEVTAREDATIAAIAEYAA is encoded by the coding sequence ATGAAAACAACCGGCCCGGATACTAACGGCACAGTCTATCTCGTGGGCGCAGGCCCCGGCGATCCCGACCTGCTGACGCTGCGCGCCGCGCGGCTGCTGGAACGCGCCGAGCTGGTGGTGCATGATGGGCTGGTCGATCGGGCGGTGCTGGAGATGGTGAACCCGGCGGCCGAGTTGATCTCCGTCGCCAAGAGCCGCGCACGACACACGCTGCCGCAGGACCAGATCAATGCGCTGCTCGTTCGCGCCGCCCGCGCCGGGCGCAGCGTCGTGCGGCTGAAGGGCGGCGATCCGTTCGTGTTCGGCCGCGGCGGCGAGGAGGCGGAAGCCTGCCGTGCCGCCGGTCTCACCGTCGAGGTCGTCCCCGGCATCAGCGCCGCCAACGGTGCCGCGGCCGCCGCGCAAATCCCGCTCACACATCGCGACGCGTCCAGCGTCGTCAGCTTCGTCGCCGGCCAGTGCAAGGGCCTGGCGGAGCAGGACTGGGCCGGGCTTGCCGGAAAGGGTCGCACCCTGGTGATCTACATGGGCGTGAAGACCGCGCCGCAGATCGCTGAAAAGCTGATGAGTGACGGCCTTGCCCCGGACATGCCACTGGCGGTGCTCGAGAATGGCGCTCGTCCGACCATGCGCGTGCTGCGGGGGCCGCTTGCCGCCCTGCCCGACCTGGTCGAGCGCGAGCAGGTCAAGAGCCCGGCGCTGATCGTGATCGGTGAAGTCACGGCGCGCGAGGACGCCACCATCGCGGCAATTGCGGAGTATGCGGCATGA
- a CDS encoding DUF2849 domain-containing protein — MRIITGNDLKTGAVTWWTGVDWSLHVADAVDAGADAEAIMARETATCRVNNPYIIDGEKTAEGVRPAHIKDRVRALGPTVRSDLMIKPADPDLREWVI; from the coding sequence ATGAGGATCATCACGGGCAACGACCTGAAAACAGGGGCGGTCACCTGGTGGACGGGGGTCGACTGGTCGCTCCATGTGGCCGATGCGGTCGATGCCGGCGCCGATGCCGAAGCGATCATGGCACGCGAGACCGCGACCTGCCGCGTCAACAATCCCTACATCATCGACGGCGAGAAAACTGCCGAGGGCGTGCGCCCGGCACATATCAAGGACCGCGTGCGCGCGCTCGGCCCGACCGTGCGGTCCGACCTCATGATCAAGCCCGCCGATCCTGACCTACGCGAATGGGTGATCTGA
- the fumC gene encoding class II fumarate hydratase, whose translation MNATRTESDTFGPIEVPADHLWGAQTQRSLHNFRIGGETMPVPLIRAVGTIKRAAAEANRELGVLDGGLADAIVSAAQQVIDGQLDGEFPLVVWQTGSGTQSNMNANEVIANRAIQLLGGQIGSKQPVHPNDHVNMSQSSNDTFPSAINVAAAGEVVRHLLPALKAMHADLAAKADQWSDIVKIGRTHTQDATPLTLGQEFSGYAAQVAAGIERIELTLPGLYELAQGGTAVGTGLNAPAGFAEAVAERIAAITGLPFVTAPNKFAALAGQDALVFAHGALNALAAALYKIASDIRLLGSGPRSGLGELALPENEPGSSIMPGKVNPTQVEALTQVCIEVFGNHAALTFAGSQGQFELNTYRPVMAWNFLRSVRLLADSAESFTEHLLKGLEPRRDNIQRGLENSLMLVTALAPEIGYDRAAAIAKQAHKEGSTLREAALANGVSGADFDRLVRPETMV comes from the coding sequence ATGAACGCGACCCGCACCGAAAGCGACACCTTCGGACCGATCGAAGTTCCGGCCGATCATCTATGGGGGGCGCAGACCCAGCGGTCATTGCACAACTTCCGCATTGGCGGCGAGACGATGCCGGTGCCGCTGATCCGGGCGGTGGGTACGATCAAGCGGGCGGCAGCGGAAGCAAACCGCGAACTGGGCGTACTCGACGGCGGACTGGCGGATGCGATCGTCTCCGCCGCGCAACAGGTGATCGACGGCCAGCTGGACGGCGAGTTTCCGCTGGTCGTGTGGCAGACCGGATCGGGCACCCAGTCGAACATGAACGCTAACGAGGTGATCGCCAATCGCGCGATCCAGCTGCTCGGGGGCCAGATCGGATCCAAGCAGCCGGTCCACCCGAACGACCATGTCAACATGAGCCAGAGTTCGAACGACACGTTCCCCAGCGCGATCAACGTCGCGGCGGCGGGCGAGGTGGTGCGGCACCTGCTGCCGGCGCTCAAGGCGATGCACGCCGATCTCGCCGCCAAGGCCGATCAGTGGAGCGACATCGTCAAGATCGGGCGCACGCACACCCAGGACGCGACCCCGCTGACGCTGGGGCAGGAGTTTTCCGGCTACGCAGCCCAAGTGGCCGCGGGGATCGAGCGGATCGAGCTGACGCTGCCCGGGCTGTACGAGCTGGCGCAAGGCGGCACGGCGGTGGGCACCGGCCTTAACGCACCCGCTGGGTTCGCCGAAGCCGTGGCGGAGCGGATCGCGGCCATCACCGGCCTGCCGTTCGTCACCGCGCCCAACAAGTTCGCCGCGCTGGCCGGGCAGGACGCGCTGGTGTTCGCGCACGGGGCGCTCAACGCGCTCGCGGCCGCGCTGTACAAGATCGCGAGCGACATCCGCCTGCTGGGTTCCGGCCCGCGGTCCGGCCTGGGGGAACTGGCCTTGCCGGAAAACGAACCCGGCAGCTCGATCATGCCGGGCAAGGTCAACCCGACGCAGGTCGAGGCACTGACCCAGGTCTGCATCGAGGTGTTCGGCAATCACGCCGCGCTGACGTTCGCCGGCAGCCAGGGGCAGTTCGAGCTCAACACCTATCGCCCGGTGATGGCGTGGAATTTCCTGCGGTCGGTGCGGCTGCTGGCGGATTCCGCCGAAAGCTTCACCGAGCACCTGCTGAAAGGGTTGGAGCCGCGGCGGGACAACATTCAGCGGGGGCTGGAGAACTCGCTGATGCTGGTGACCGCGTTGGCGCCCGAGATCGGTTACGACCGGGCCGCGGCGATCGCCAAGCAGGCGCACAAGGAAGGCTCTACCTTGCGCGAAGCGGCGCTGGCGAACGGGGTGAGCGGAGCCGACTTCGATCGGCTCGTCCGGCCGGAGACCATGGTCTAG
- the sseA gene encoding 3-mercaptopyruvate sulfurtransferase: MDSLVSTEWLARELDASDLKIVDASTHLPAAGRDPAAEYAAGHIPGALFLDLPTLKDSTSAVPNALPTAAQFAQRLAELGIARDDRVVIYDDSDVKTSARAWFILRMNGMTQVAILDGGLAKWKAEGRPLASGATFPARTPPDEREADWQRVRSKQNMLANIASGNEQVLDARDGARFTGETADAVHGLSGGHIPGSRNLFFRDLYRSDGTFRPPGELRAAFERAGIDLARPIVTTCGSGVTASVLLFALHLLEVENAALYDGSWSEWGADPDTPKETGAPV; this comes from the coding sequence ATGGACAGCCTGGTATCGACCGAGTGGCTCGCCCGCGAGCTTGATGCATCCGATCTGAAGATCGTCGATGCCTCCACGCATCTTCCCGCAGCCGGACGCGATCCTGCGGCGGAATATGCCGCGGGCCATATTCCCGGTGCTCTGTTCCTTGACCTGCCGACGCTAAAGGACAGCACCTCCGCGGTCCCCAACGCTCTGCCGACCGCGGCCCAGTTCGCACAGCGCCTGGCCGAACTCGGCATTGCCCGCGACGACCGGGTGGTGATCTATGACGATAGCGACGTGAAGACGTCGGCGCGCGCGTGGTTCATCCTGCGCATGAACGGCATGACCCAGGTCGCCATCCTCGATGGCGGGCTGGCGAAGTGGAAGGCGGAAGGCAGGCCGCTGGCATCGGGGGCCACTTTTCCAGCGCGCACCCCGCCTGATGAGCGCGAAGCCGACTGGCAGCGCGTCCGGAGCAAGCAGAATATGCTGGCCAACATCGCCAGCGGAAACGAACAGGTGCTCGACGCGCGCGACGGAGCGCGCTTCACCGGCGAGACAGCAGACGCTGTCCACGGGCTGTCGGGCGGTCACATCCCCGGCTCGCGCAACCTGTTCTTCCGCGACCTCTACCGGAGCGATGGCACTTTCCGACCGCCGGGCGAACTGCGCGCCGCGTTTGAACGCGCTGGCATCGATCTGGCACGCCCGATCGTCACCACCTGCGGCAGCGGCGTCACCGCCTCCGTCCTGCTGTTCGCCCTCCACCTCCTCGAAGTGGAGAATGCCGCGCTTTATGACGGCAGTTGGAGCGAATGGGGCGCGGACCCTGACACACCGAAGGAAACAGGGGCGCCCGTTTGA
- the xth gene encoding exodeoxyribonuclease III, whose translation MKIATYNVNGVNGRLPVLLRWLEQAKPDVVALQELKAPDEKFPAEPIRRLGYDVLWHGQSRWNGVALLSRVGQIHETRRGLPGNPEDEQSRYLEAAINGIIFGALYLPNGNPRPGPKFDYKLRWFERLTAHAAELIASDLPVLLLGDFNVMPTERDVYKPERWLDDALFAPEVRDAWFRLVDQGWTDAVRALHPDETIYTFFDYFRNAFARNAGLRIDHFLLSPSLKDRLRAAEVDREARSWEKTSDHAPVWIELADG comes from the coding sequence GTGAAGATCGCAACTTACAACGTGAACGGGGTCAACGGCCGGTTGCCGGTGCTGCTGCGCTGGCTGGAGCAGGCGAAGCCCGACGTCGTCGCCTTGCAGGAACTCAAGGCTCCGGACGAGAAATTCCCCGCCGAACCCATCCGCCGGCTCGGGTACGATGTCCTCTGGCACGGGCAGAGCCGCTGGAACGGGGTGGCGCTGTTGAGCCGTGTCGGCCAGATACACGAAACGCGGCGCGGCCTGCCCGGCAATCCCGAGGACGAGCAGAGCCGTTACCTGGAAGCAGCGATCAACGGCATCATCTTCGGCGCCCTGTATCTCCCCAACGGCAACCCCCGCCCCGGCCCCAAGTTCGATTACAAGCTGCGATGGTTCGAACGCCTGACCGCCCACGCCGCCGAACTGATCGCGAGCGATCTGCCGGTGCTGCTGCTGGGCGATTTCAACGTCATGCCGACCGAACGCGACGTCTACAAACCCGAACGCTGGCTCGACGACGCGCTGTTCGCGCCGGAAGTGCGCGACGCGTGGTTCCGGCTGGTCGATCAGGGGTGGACCGATGCCGTGCGCGCGTTGCACCCGGACGAGACGATCTACACTTTCTTCGACTACTTCCGAAATGCCTTTGCGCGCAACGCCGGGCTGAGGATCGACCACTTCCTGCTCAGCCCGTCGCTCAAGGACCGGCTCCGCGCGGCCGAGGTGGATCGCGAAGCGCGCAGTTGGGAGAAAACCAGCGACCACGCGCCGGTGTGGATCGAGCTGGCGGACGGCTAG
- the queF gene encoding preQ(1) synthase: MSDTPLPPASGPLHLGQASSLPASPEEAVLDYVPNPRREGLYLVRFAAPEFTSLCPVTGQPDFAHLVIDYAPGETIVESKSLKLFLGSFRNHCGFHEDVTVGIGQRLAQEMQPRWLRIGGYWYPRGGIPIDVFWQTAGPPEGLWVPDQGVASYRGRG; this comes from the coding sequence ATGAGCGACACACCCCTTCCGCCAGCTTCCGGGCCGCTGCACCTCGGCCAGGCGAGTTCGCTGCCCGCTTCGCCTGAGGAGGCGGTGCTCGATTACGTCCCGAACCCCCGCCGCGAGGGGCTGTACCTGGTGCGGTTCGCGGCGCCGGAGTTCACCTCGCTGTGTCCCGTGACCGGGCAGCCGGACTTTGCGCATCTGGTGATCGACTATGCGCCGGGTGAGACGATCGTCGAATCGAAAAGCCTGAAGCTGTTCCTCGGCAGCTTCCGCAATCACTGCGGGTTTCACGAGGATGTGACGGTGGGCATCGGCCAGCGGCTCGCACAAGAGATGCAACCTCGCTGGTTGCGCATCGGCGGCTACTGGTATCCGCGCGGCGGCATTCCGATCGACGTTTTCTGGCAAACCGCTGGGCCCCCGGAAGGGCTGTGGGTGCCGGATCAGGGCGTCGCCAGCTACCGGGGTCGGGGATGA
- a CDS encoding NAD(P)-dependent alcohol dehydrogenase: protein MAIQTNEYPARGYAATSPESGMAPFRFNRRGLRDNDVLIDITHCGICHSDLHTARNDWGRTVYPVVPGHEIVGTVSAVGDAVTMHRLGDRVAIGCMVDACLECDHCKAGLEQYCKNGMTGTYNGKDRQDGSITFGGYSDRIVCREEFVLKVPEALASDVAAPLLCAGITTYSPLRQWKIGPGSKVAVAGLGGLGHMGVKLAVAMGAEVTVLSRSEDKRADALALGAQHFLITTDKAAMRAAGGQFDMVLNTIPVRHDVAPYLLLLKIDGVQVLVGMIDKMPELHTGILLGRKILTGSGIGGLAETQEMLEFCAEHGIAPEIETIAINTVNDAYDRMEASDVKYRFVIDMASLAEGSDPLGRGASAAL from the coding sequence GTGGCGATCCAGACCAACGAATACCCGGCGCGGGGCTATGCAGCCACCTCGCCCGAAAGCGGCATGGCGCCCTTCCGCTTCAACCGGCGTGGCTTGCGGGACAATGACGTACTCATCGACATCACCCATTGCGGCATCTGCCACTCGGACCTGCACACCGCACGGAATGATTGGGGCCGCACCGTGTACCCGGTGGTGCCGGGGCACGAGATTGTTGGCACCGTCAGCGCGGTCGGCGATGCGGTAACCATGCACCGCCTTGGCGACCGGGTGGCGATCGGCTGCATGGTCGACGCCTGCCTTGAGTGCGACCACTGCAAGGCGGGGCTGGAGCAGTACTGCAAGAACGGCATGACCGGCACGTACAACGGGAAAGATCGTCAGGACGGGTCAATCACCTTCGGCGGTTATTCGGACCGGATCGTCTGCCGGGAAGAATTCGTGCTCAAGGTCCCTGAAGCGTTGGCCTCCGACGTAGCCGCCCCGCTTCTTTGCGCCGGGATCACGACGTATTCGCCGCTGCGACAGTGGAAGATAGGGCCCGGCAGCAAAGTGGCTGTGGCGGGGCTGGGCGGCCTTGGTCACATGGGTGTGAAGCTTGCTGTAGCCATGGGCGCCGAGGTCACGGTGCTGAGCCGCAGCGAAGACAAGCGGGCGGATGCACTCGCACTCGGCGCCCAGCACTTCCTGATCACGACCGACAAGGCCGCGATGCGCGCTGCGGGCGGACAATTCGACATGGTGCTGAACACCATCCCCGTGCGCCACGATGTCGCACCTTACCTCCTGCTGTTGAAGATCGATGGCGTGCAGGTGCTCGTCGGAATGATCGACAAGATGCCGGAGCTGCACACCGGCATTCTGCTCGGGCGCAAGATCCTCACCGGAAGCGGTATCGGCGGACTGGCGGAAACACAGGAGATGCTCGAGTTCTGTGCGGAGCACGGCATCGCGCCGGAAATCGAGACGATAGCCATAAACACGGTCAACGACGCTTACGACCGGATGGAAGCGAGCGACGTCAAGTATCGCTTCGTGATCGATATGGCTTCTCTCGCCGAAGGGTCAGACCCACTAGGCCGTGGAGCGTCCGCTGCGCTGTAA
- the metC gene encoding cystathionine beta-lyase: MSKAPDRQPATRLVEAGRRHEWTRPVVNPPVWRASTHLYADMAALEAGKHHNADGHFFYGRRGAPTQWALAEALTELEAGAAGTVLYPSGVAAIAGALLAVLRPGDVLLVTDNAYEPTRLMAKGLLARMGVEARFFDPLDLPAYEAAFCERTRGVMIESPGSLTMEVCDVPVLTRIAHTKGAVSVMDNTWASPLGFQPLASGCDISVMSLTKHVGGHSDLMMGSASAGERWHARLRQTAQSLGQVVSPDDAALALRGLRTMGLRLERSTASALAIAQWLQDRAEVARVLCPMLPGSPGHAIWQRDFTGGCGLLSFVLHGRDAAARARFIDSLRLFGIGFSWGGFESLVTPFDPAAIRSATAWPPADWPSQDKLGVRLSIGLEDAGDLIEDLAQAFAAMENT, encoded by the coding sequence TTGAGCAAGGCGCCCGATCGCCAGCCCGCCACCCGCCTGGTCGAAGCCGGGCGGCGTCATGAGTGGACGAGACCGGTGGTCAACCCTCCCGTCTGGCGCGCCAGCACGCATCTCTACGCGGACATGGCCGCGCTGGAAGCCGGCAAGCACCACAACGCGGACGGGCATTTCTTCTACGGGCGCCGCGGAGCACCGACGCAGTGGGCGTTGGCTGAGGCGTTAACCGAGCTGGAGGCAGGCGCGGCGGGCACCGTCCTTTATCCCAGCGGGGTCGCGGCCATCGCGGGGGCGTTGCTCGCGGTACTACGGCCGGGCGATGTGCTGCTGGTGACGGACAATGCGTATGAACCCACGCGGCTGATGGCCAAGGGGCTGCTCGCGCGCATGGGGGTGGAGGCGCGGTTCTTCGATCCGCTCGACCTGCCCGCTTACGAAGCCGCCTTCTGCGAGCGGACCCGCGGAGTGATGATCGAGAGCCCCGGCAGTCTGACGATGGAGGTATGCGACGTCCCCGTCCTCACCCGTATCGCCCATACCAAGGGCGCTGTCAGCGTGATGGACAACACCTGGGCCAGCCCGCTCGGGTTCCAGCCGCTGGCGAGTGGGTGCGACATCTCGGTGATGAGCCTCACCAAGCACGTGGGTGGACATTCGGACCTAATGATGGGCTCGGCCAGCGCCGGCGAACGCTGGCACGCGCGGTTGCGGCAGACGGCGCAAAGCCTGGGCCAGGTGGTCTCCCCCGACGACGCCGCGCTGGCCTTGCGCGGACTGCGAACGATGGGCTTGCGGTTGGAGCGGAGCACTGCCTCCGCACTCGCGATCGCGCAGTGGTTGCAGGACCGTGCCGAGGTGGCGCGCGTGCTGTGCCCGATGCTGCCCGGCTCCCCCGGTCACGCGATCTGGCAACGCGACTTCACCGGCGGCTGCGGGCTGCTCAGCTTCGTGCTCCATGGCCGCGACGCGGCCGCCCGCGCACGCTTTATCGACTCGCTGCGCCTGTTCGGGATCGGCTTCAGCTGGGGAGGGTTCGAAAGCCTGGTGACCCCGTTCGACCCGGCGGCGATACGGTCCGCCACAGCGTGGCCGCCGGCGGACTGGCCCAGCCAGGACAAGCTTGGCGTGCGACTGTCGATCGGGCTGGAGGACGCAGGTGATCTGATCGAGGATCTCGCACAGGCATTCGCCGCCATGGAGAACACATGA